Proteins encoded within one genomic window of Brachybacterium avium:
- the uraD gene encoding 2-oxo-4-hydroxy-4-carboxy-5-ureidoimidazoline decarboxylase — MNIDEFNALEPEAAAAVLRPALDIPRWSDEIIAARPFGTVEELLEASRTAAEPLTETEIDQALAHHPRIGDRAEGQSAEAGLSRSEQSAIDPDDAELQRELRARNIAYEERFGRVFLIRAAGRSPAQILDALEERMANQPDRELLVVAEQLRQIATLRLEGLLTA; from the coding sequence ATGAACATCGACGAGTTCAACGCACTCGAGCCGGAGGCTGCGGCCGCGGTGCTCCGCCCCGCGCTCGACATCCCCCGATGGAGCGACGAGATCATCGCCGCCCGCCCCTTCGGGACTGTCGAAGAGCTGCTGGAGGCATCACGCACCGCCGCCGAGCCGCTGACCGAGACGGAGATCGATCAGGCGCTCGCCCACCATCCCCGCATCGGCGACCGCGCCGAGGGCCAGAGCGCCGAGGCCGGGCTCTCCCGGTCCGAGCAGAGTGCCATCGATCCCGACGATGCCGAGCTGCAGCGGGAGCTGCGAGCACGGAACATCGCCTACGAAGAACGCTTCGGCCGGGTCTTCCTGATCCGCGCAGCCGGCAGGAGCCCCGCACAGATCCTCGACGCGCTCGAGGAGCGGATGGCCAATCAGCCGGATCGCGAGCTCCTGGTCGTCGCCGAACAGCTCCGCCAGATCGCCACCCTCCGACTCGAAGGACTCCTGACCGCATGA
- the pucL gene encoding factor-independent urate hydroxylase, translated as MTDTIQNRTTDDPETAEIVLGPTQYGKAENHVVRIARDTDRHEIRDVTVTSQLRGDLEDMHTKGDNAHCIPTDTQKNTVFAFAQTEGVKSPEQLLLALSDHFTSEFAWISGGRWAAEEHAWERINDHDHCFVESKQEKRTAVLVTDGQKRTVISGFYGLTVLKSTQSGFSGYPKDRFTTLKETDDRVMSTDIATRWRYNSTDVDFDAIYRSVKQIMLEKFTDHYSRALQETLHHMGKAVLSAHPEIDEIKFSCPNKHHFVYDLSFAGIENNLETHYAADRPFGLIEATIQRKDAPTAEDAWMGISGFC; from the coding sequence ATGACTGACACGATCCAGAACCGCACCACGGATGATCCCGAGACTGCCGAGATCGTCCTCGGGCCCACCCAGTACGGCAAGGCCGAGAACCACGTCGTCCGCATCGCCCGGGACACCGACCGCCACGAGATCCGGGACGTCACCGTCACCTCGCAGCTGCGCGGCGACCTCGAGGACATGCACACCAAGGGCGACAACGCCCACTGCATCCCGACCGACACCCAGAAGAACACGGTCTTCGCCTTCGCCCAGACCGAGGGGGTCAAGTCTCCCGAGCAGCTCCTGCTCGCCCTGTCGGACCACTTCACCTCCGAGTTCGCGTGGATCTCCGGCGGCCGCTGGGCCGCGGAGGAGCACGCCTGGGAGCGGATCAACGATCACGACCACTGCTTCGTCGAGTCCAAGCAGGAGAAGCGCACCGCGGTGCTGGTCACGGACGGTCAGAAGCGCACGGTCATCTCCGGCTTCTACGGCCTCACGGTCCTGAAGTCCACGCAGTCCGGATTCTCGGGATACCCGAAGGACCGCTTCACCACCCTGAAGGAGACCGATGACCGTGTCATGTCCACGGACATCGCCACGCGGTGGCGCTACAACAGCACCGATGTCGACTTCGATGCCATCTACCGCAGCGTGAAGCAGATCATGCTCGAGAAGTTCACCGATCACTACTCGCGTGCGCTCCAGGAGACCCTCCACCACATGGGCAAGGCCGTCCTCTCGGCCCACCCGGAGATCGACGAGATCAAGTTCTCCTGCCCCAACAAGCACCACTTCGTCTACGACCTGAGCTTCGCCGGCATCGAGAACAACCTCGAGACGCATTACGCGGCCGATCGTCCCTTCGGCCTCATCGAGGCCACCATCCAGCGCAAGGATGCGCCCACCGCCGAGGACGCCTGGATGGGGATCAGCGGCTTCTGCTGA
- a CDS encoding peroxiredoxin translates to MYFYPKAFTPGCTTEACDFRDNESRFAEHGYRILGISADSPETLRDFAREHDLSFPLLSDPGSETAQAWGAWGERTINGETSIGPVRTTIVLEEDGTVLSADYGVVVPDHVAGLIGALGS, encoded by the coding sequence GTGTACTTCTACCCGAAGGCCTTCACCCCCGGCTGCACCACCGAGGCCTGCGACTTCCGGGACAACGAGTCCCGCTTCGCCGAGCACGGCTACCGCATCCTGGGGATCTCCGCCGACTCCCCGGAGACCCTCCGGGACTTCGCGCGCGAGCACGACCTCTCCTTCCCGCTCCTGTCGGACCCGGGCTCCGAGACCGCGCAGGCCTGGGGCGCCTGGGGCGAGCGGACCATCAACGGCGAGACGAGCATCGGCCCCGTGCGCACCACAATCGTCCTCGAAGAGGACGGGACGGTGCTCAGCGCCGACTACGGTGTGGTGGTCCCGGACCACGTCGCCGGCCTCATCGGAGCCCTCGGCTCCTGA